atttggcccatcggcccatcaagtctactccgccattcatactccgcctaaccccattctcctacctcctccccataacttcacacctgtactaatcaagaatctatctatctccccgtgacctgcgtgggggtcACTCTGGGACCATGTAGGTGTTTTCTCTCacatttgcaggtgaattggcttctgtacattaccCTGCGAGTGTTGGATAGAACATTtagacagactgattcctgggatgtcaggactgtcttatgaagaaagactggatagacttggtttatactctctagaatttagaagattgagaggggatcttatagaaacttacaaaattcttaaggggttggacaggctagatgcaggaagattgttcccgatgttggggaagtccaggactaggggtcacagctttaggataaaggggaaatcctttaaaaccgagatgagaagaacttttttcacgcagagagttatgaatctctggaactctctgccacagagggtagttgaggccagttcattggctatatttaagagggagttagatgtggcccttgtggctaaggggatcagggggtatggagagaaggcaggtacgggatactgagttggatgataggcgtgatcatattgaatggtggtgcaggctcgaagggccgaatggcctactcctgcacctaatttctatgtttctatttataccaagccaatttccctacaacctggatgtctttggattgtgggaggaaagtgaaggtcttgaataaaacaaacacacaggtcacggggaacgtacaaactccatacagacaagcactcgtagtcgggatcaaacctgggtctctggcgctgtgaggcagaagttcgcccgctacgccaccgtgccgccctgatgtAGAGTTGCTGAATGTGGAAAGACTTTATTATTTGTGAGGTTGTTGCTGTAACTATTTGTTTTTTCTAGACATCTTTCAATTTCACATctggtttttatttttaaaaacctcATTTCATTAATGGTTTAAATGGCTTCGTACACGGGCAACTAATTCagctatattttttaaatatttgattaTCTTTGGTTTGAAATAACAGATTTGTTTTAGTAATTGTAACACGCTGTCTATGtggtccagcagtttgttttctgaaGCCAACATGTCTCCGCAGTGTAACAAGTTCAGGAAAGTTGGTGGCATTGTAAATATAATCAGAGGAATTTATAATGTGGAAGGAATGCTTACAGGAAACATTTGCATGATAAATTAATCTAGATATCACTGGCTGGTCCCATATTTGCCAAATCATCAGCATAGTTGCTGCTAGGATCTTGCTCTCAGTTTAACTATAAACACCAGAAGTATAAATTGAAACTTAATACATCTCGTGAATGTTCATAAATTAATCTCCAGTCTCTCATTCGGGACTTGGTCATTGGCAGCATTGTCTCTTCAGAACGCTTGATTCAGCCATTGAGTTGGAAAGAACACCAGGCATTTTGTAGTTGTTGGCGTAAGAAGCTATGGGGCATTTAGTGTCAATGTAAAGATTTTAAAATAGCTTCACACAGATACATTTTGCAGGTTAAAACTATTTACTTATaatatattactagactaagtgggacccgttgggtcccatgttcacacgggagggctggtcccccaacgcaatattctacctctccaccaattccaatggccagtgggggggggggctttctggggcgctagtatgggtgttgtgggccgaagggactgttttccagagggctagtatggacattgtgggccgaatggattcttgggctggcagctcagtcactcaggcctggtgggctggcagctcagaatctGCCAGAAACTCTGCCCACAataggtgagagactctgtgggACATTTCGAGGCgactcaagacccatcttcaaaaCAAAGTCTGTTCTTTGTGTTAGCCCTTTTATAAATGAACAcacaaaatgaactgcagatgctggttcacacacacacacacattatatatcttcttcttgcgtatggcttgcacagcttaaagttgtaggacaacttgttctatttgatcttatttgattgtgcacgccaggttgattgcattcgttgaaacagggcggaccacatgaaggttacaatctcccaccccaacattATACATAAACATTGCCCAAAGTCTATGTCGATCGGAACTCATTTGGAAGTgacagtgttcaatagcctgatcgctgtagggaagaagaagccatttgccttcttcccaatggcagaagTGAATGGGCGcagggccagggtggtgtggcccAGAATGTTGAGGTATTGCTGCCTCAACAACTGGTCTATTGGTGTTTAGTGAGGTTCTACTTTCAGCAGTGCAGGGCAGGGTACCatcaggagctgccagagcagaaGCGTGGAATTATGAGAAGGGATTGTATAAactggaaaagaagagggagcagGCTTCAGCTGTAGTTTCAATTACTGCTGCCTgctgttttattttaatcaaattgtGAAGAGCCCTTTGCTTCAAATGCTTTTGCCACAGACCCTTCCAAAAGCAGCATGTGTGTTTTCATATCAAATTAATTTTTAAAGAGTGTCCGATATCTAGTTTGAGTGGGGAAAGTTGAAGTGAAAATCAAATAAACTGAAAGTAATATTATATTCTTTCAGAACTGCAGCAAAGAAGTCTGAGTTGGAATCTGCTTTAACCCTGTTGAGAGACCGTGAATTGGCGCTGAATTACAACAAGACACAGCTAACCACATCACTGGGTGAGAAGAGGCATTTGGAGAGTGAACTGCTCGAAGTCCAAGCTCAGCTGGCTAATGTAGGCACTCTATGTCGGCCACAATCGTCCCCATCCTTGTCacaaggaacgaacactcagagcGGCGTGTCTTTTCTATTTTAACCTAGGCTAATGCAATCGTCCATGACACCAAAACACAGCTGCAGGATGAAATGTTACGGAGATGTGAGTTGGAAAACAAAACGCAAGCATTGCAGGTGCAGTTAGATTTCCAGAAAAGTCTCCACGAGAAGGTATGTACTGAAATCACGGGGAATCCCAAATACGTCATAGTGCAGAGATGGTAGAACAAATAGCGCAGGGAACAAGCTCTTTAGACCACAGTGTGGGTGGCACACATCATGccgttcaactaatctcctcgacacctgatccatatccctccattccttgcatatccatgtgaccgTCTAAAACCATCTTGTCTGGCACAGCAGGAGAGTTGTTgctttatagcaccagagaccccggttcaatcctgaccaaaggtgctgtctgtacggagtttgcacgttctccctgtgactgcgtgggttttctccgggtgcaccggctcccttccatattccaaagcgtgcaattttgtaggttaattggcttctgtcaattgtacattgtccctagtgtgtgtaggacagtgttagtgtgtggggatcgctggtatgGTCTGATTTCTTCTGTTTGAAATACATTGAAAGAAAGGCATTGACCACAATAAACTATCTGAGAATCTTGCAGAAAACAGTAGAATGTGTTGGTGAAATATTGAACTTTATAATTGTAACCTGTGCCAATACGCAGAGATGGACTTGATGTCCTTCCCAAATAATTGTGTTAGATGTGAGCGGCACATCGAACACAATAATGAGGTGTGATTATCCTTCAATGCACAGGATTCATTTATAATTTAAAGCATGTAATACCCAGAAGGTTATGCCGAGTGTTGAAAGAAATGACTTCAGTGGAATGTAGTTCTCTTTACCCAGAGCCCAGAACAGCTGAGATGCTGCGTGATTTCCACAGCCGATAGACGGAATGACACATCCCACTGGGAGGCCTGCGTTCTTGTCACATTGGTCGCTCtttagtgtggtttagtttagagatacggcgtggaaacaggcccttcggccccaccgagtccatgccgaccagcgatcacacacacgcacacacactacaaacacacacacgtacacacacacacacacacacaaacacacacacacaaacacacacacacaccacacacacaccaaacacacacacacacacacacacacacacacacacacacacacacacacacacacacacacacacgcacaaacacacacacacacacacacacccccacacacaccacccacacacacacacacacacacacacacacacacacacacacacacacaccacacacacacacacacacacacacacacacacacacacacacacacacacacacacacacacacacacacacacacacacacacacacacacacacacacacacacacacacacacacacacgcacacacacacacacacacacacacacacacaccacacgcacgtacgcgcacacacacacacacacacacacacacacacacgcccatgcacacacacacacacacacacacacacacccacacacacacacacacacacacacacacagacaaatagTCAGTGTAATCTTCTCAGTAAATAATCCTTCTGACCATATTAAACATTGGTAGGACTGTATATTAGAAGAAAATTATTAGTCAAGGGAAATGTTCTCCCATGAGCGACAGACACTGGTGGGACTATAATGTTTTAAACAAATGCTGAATGAATACTCTACGTTCCTTTGTTGAGAGGTAGAGGTTAGGATACCATTAGTACAAGCAAGCATCAATGTCTACTGGGGGAGGTTACATACAAATAAGATTGTGTGTGATTATTAACCTTTATCTCCTCATTAACCCTTTCAAAACCAGTGCCCGTCCTGCCAGGGCCaccttcaggacccctctcagtgtcagagacccaggttcgatcctgactacgggtgctgtctgtgcggagtttgaacgttctccacgtgacctgcgtacaatccgtacagacagccctcgttagtcaggatcgaccctgggtccctggcatggtgaggcagcaactctaatgctgcccCACCGTTGTGGTTTTATGCTCAGTTTAAATATGTACATCCCGCAGTTGAATTAACCAGCTGATTGGCTAATTTGTGACGTTTGCAGGAAATGACTGAAGTCAAGAGAAAGCACGAGGTGAGACGTGAAGAAACTGAGATTGTCCGTCAGGTGGAAAATGAGAGGCAGCTGAGCGAAGTTCTTCAGAAACTGAGGGGAGATCAGTCTGAGCAAATCAAACAGTACAGGGAACAACTGGAGAGAAGCTTCCACACCAAGGTAAAGTACCGTCCCAAAAtgtgtgaagatggacacaaaatgctggagtaactcagcgggacaggctctgcatccctggagagaaggaatgggtgatgtttcaggtcgagactcttctccagactgagagtcaggggagagggagatattggccagcatagagtggatgtggggaggatgtttccaccagtgggagtcttggaccagagggcacagctcggaataaaaggacttacctttggaaaggagatgaggagggtggtgaatctgtggaattcaattgatatttttaaagcattgatagattattgattagcacagatgtcaagggttatggagggggggcaggagaatggggttaggagggaaagattgatcagccatgattgaatggcacagtagacttgatgggctgaatggcctaattctgctcttataacttatgatgGTATAAATGATTGCCTTGTGATTTTCACTGGGGTGACGCCAGCATGGTAACATATAAACAATTAGACAGAAGTTTCCAGAGAATTTATACCATGCATAAATATAGAACAGTGAGTGCAGCTTTGCCAGGGACTATCACTTGGTCACCGGCTGTATCTGAAACTCAACACCCTGCCTCTCTCTACAAGGGATGATCATTGTCAACGttataatacattttaaaaatagctTTTTATGTTGGGAACTCTCTCTATCGCGGGGCCACCCTGAGCACCTTCCCCAAATTCCTCAGGCAAGGTTGCTCATCCTGCCTTGATCGGGGCTCATGGTGTTTATGGAGTCAGGGTGGCGGGgctgcagggaactgcagatgctggaatcttgaccaagaTAAACACACAGTGCTTGAGGATTAAAAACAGGTCAGGCAACGTTCAACATTTGTACAACCGAATGGACAAGGTTCATAGCAAGGAACTGGTACCATTTTGGAGAAACACCTTTCAAAATAGGGTGATAAAAGTTATGGTGCCTGgaaggtgctgccaggggtggtaacgGCCCTGTTATAACCCTGTCACTTTAGGGATTACAGAAttatgataatttttttttttttttattttttaaatgatactgcctgtaagggaaattcatttcgttgtctcaaattgagacaatgacaataaatttgaatacaatacaagaatacaatacaatattatgAAATAATCAAATTTATCACCTGGTTACATCTCCGGGCttataatcactggaatttagaaggatgagaggagatctcataggaacatataaaattggacaggctaaatgcaggaaaaatgttcccgatgttgtgggagtccacaaccaggggtcacagtttaagaataaggggtaggccatgtaggactgagatgagggaaaaaaatttcacccggagagttgtgaatctgtggaattctctgccacagaaggcagtggaggccaattcattggatgttttcaagagagagttagatttagctcttagggctaacggaatcaatggatatggggagaaagcaggaacagggtactgattttggatgatcaacgatgatcatattgaatggtggtgctagctcgaagggccgaatggcctactcctgcacctattctctttgTTACCATATTTCTATTGTTAGACAGgattgtttttaatttatttaaaggCTTTAAATGGATGAAGATCCATTTGGAGTAAGATTAATGTTAGTGCCGCAGTGTTTTTCTTGTTGAGTCCACACACTAGGTaacaagttgttcagccagagttgaacacacatctcggcatctgcatacaatggtgtctgtcttgtgcttcttgtgtgtggtggtggtggaaagattggtgaaaacagggccgcgacgtgaatgctttATACTCGACCCCGCCACTTTGTTAACTATTGTGGTTTGAAGATGGAGTGTCAGAGTCCGTTTAAAATTAAGATGAAGATTAATTTTCTGTGTTTTATGCCGTTAAATAATATGCTGAGATACTCTGTCTCTCCTGTCTATACGCCTCCCAGAACATATTGTCAATACTGGGGAGAGGTATTTGGTCGTATTTCAAGACTTTGTGCTGCTACTACTGTGCAGATCCACTTGCCTCATGCACTTAGGATTTCCATGTGGAAAGTTTGGCCGCTGTGTAATCCTCTCGTCTCGATCTGCGGTTTCCCACAATGGAAAGGAATTTATTTGGCACTCATCCACCAAGACTTGCATACCATAAGGATGAAGTTTTAAAAATTAATATGAAAGAAAAATGAGGAGCCCAGTACTTTCCAAGATCATTGTCTTGTATGCAACGTCACTTGATATCAATAATACAAAATCCTAGAAAAATGTTAATGCCTATAGTACCGTGAGCCATGGTCATTTATATGGTTGCTGAACTGATAATAAGGTGCTATTCTTAGCTCTTTCTGTCAGTTTAGCTATAATACTTAGTTGATTTATTTGGATCAGTTCTTTGGTGTGAACCATTGATCAGAATTATCTGGGCAACaagaggatggcacggtggcgcagcggtagacttgctggtttacagcgccagagacccgggttcaatcctgactacgggtgctgtctgtatggagtttgtacgttctcaaattgtaaattgtcccgagtgtgtgtaggataatgttagtatgcagggatcgctggtcggtgcggactcgatatgtgttttcacactgtatctctaaactaaactcagttaaacactgaagatagacacaaaatgctggagtaactcagcgggaaaggcagcatctctggtgagaaggaatgggtgacgtttcgggtcgagattcttcttcagaccgatcctTCTCCATCTGAAgacgagtcttgacccgaaacgtcacccgttccttctcgccagagatgctgcctgtcccactgagttactccagcatttcggtttaaagcagcatctgcagttccttcccactcaacTAAACATTGGAACACAGCTCATCAGGTTCAGGTATTTGACAACTTTCAGACATGTAAATTTCTCTAATACCTTTTTTAAACAAATTTGTGCTAATTCTTTTCAGCTGCTCACACATTCTTTTACCTGCTGCCCTCCGTTATTTTTCCTGAGTCTTGTAttaagacagacataaaatattTGTCTAATTTctcagccatttccttgttccccagaaTAATCCCTCCTGTATGTCTGTCCGGGATATATATTAGCTGTCGTTAACCTTTATCCTTTCTGCATATCTACAGATGTTTGCTCATatacggtgggccgaacggcctgtttccctgctgtatctctaaactaaactaaacgattgtctgtcctcctctctctctgtgacaGCTGGAAACTGCGCTGTTGTCTGCAGCCAAGGACAGTGACTTTGCCAGTGCTGCTAAGGAAGAAGCAGCAGAAGCTAAAGTGAGAACCCAGAGCCTGGTGTCTGAGCTCCAGCACTGCAGACGTCAGGTAACGTCTCCATTCATCTAACGGGGCTCATTCAAATGCTGCAAGTGTTCACTATCGGGGGCTGAAATCCAACCTCAGTCACGTGCACACAGTGTACAAGCGGAGGGAAGCGCAGGAAAATAAAGAcgatggaatattgagcaaaaaaaactcagcaggtcaggcagcatttgtgcagggaatggactCGAGTGTGGCATAACGGGAGGGTTGCTTCCTTTGatttgtgttcgatcctgactacgggtgctgtctgtgtggagtttgtacgttctccctgtgaccacgtgggttttctccaggagctccggtttcctcatcgtcccaaagacgtgcgagtttgtaggttaattggcctctgtaaattgtctctattgtgtCAGATGGTCGACacagagtcggtgggccaaagggcctaattctaccctgtatatagaaacatagaaacatagaaatttggtgcaggagtaggccattcggcccttcgagcctgcaccgccattcaatatgatcatggctgatcatccaactcagtatcccgtacctgccttctctccataccccctgatccccttagccacaagggccacatctaactctctcttaaatatagccaatgaactggcctcaactaccctctgtggcagagagttccagagattcaccactctctgcgtgaaaaaagttcttctcatctcggttttaaaggatttcccctttatccttaagctgtgaccccttgtcctggacttccctaacatcgggaacaatcttcctgcatctagcctgtccaaccccttaagaattttgtaagtttctataagatcccctctcaatctcctaaattctagagagtataatttagatatatctaaactaaactaatgtgaaaCTCCTGACGTTTCAGATTTCTGAGCTGAAGGCGAGTGTTCAGGACCGGGAGATGGTGTTGGATCGTGAGCGGGCCACTTGGCAGCAGAGAATGGTGGCCAAGGAAGAGGTGATTGGGGAAATACGCAAGAAGGCACAGGAGAAACTGGAGGAATACGAGCAACTGCTCGACGTGAAACTGGCCTTGGACCTGGAAATTAATGCTTACAGGAAGATGCTGGAGGGCGAGGAACAAAGGTATGTTTTGTAGAAATGAGGAATGCAGGCGATGCTTTAGCAaggaaaggcacagagtgctggagtaactcagcgggtcaggcagcatctgtggggaacatggataggtgacgtttcacagagtgctggagtaactcagcgggtgcagcagcatctatggagctaaggaaataggcaacgtttcgggccgaaacccggaagggtttcggcccgaaacgttgcctatttccagaaggatttcggcccgaaacgttgcctatttccttaactccatagatgttgctgcaccataactcagcgggtcaggcagcatctgtggagaacatggataggtgacgtttcacagagtgctggagtaactcagcgggtcaggcagaatctgtggagaacatggataggtgacgtttcacagagtgctggagtaactcagcgggtgcaggcagcatctgtggagctaaggaaataggtaacgtttcgggccgaaacccggaagggtttcggcccgaaatgttgcctatttccagaagggtttcggcctgaaacgttgcctatttccttaactccatagatgctgctgcaccataactcagcgggtcaggcagcatctgtggagaacatggataggtgacgtttcacagagtgctggagtaactcagcgggtcaggcagcatctgtggagaacatggataggtgacgtttcacagagtgctggagtaactcagcgggtcaggcagcatctgtggagaacaggataggtgacgttccaggtcaggACACGTCTACTGACTAAATGCAGTGAAGGAGTGGGGGGAAGAGAGATTGAAGAGTTATGTATGTTATGCTTTATTTGACTGCAACAAAGTTTTGCCACGATAATCTATCTTCACTTGAATAAATTTAATGGTCACTACTTTTCTCCATTGTcatgcccctcctctctcccagctttcttagtcccccccacacccacaatcagtcccgacctgaaacgtcacctatccatgttctccacagatgctgcatgacccgctgagttactcgagcactttgcacCTTTgttgtaaagcaacatctgcagttcctcgtttccactttctgcattacatagaaacatagaaattaggtgaaggagtaggccattcggcccttcgagcctgcaccgccattcaatatgatcatggctgatcatccaactcagtatcccgtacctgccttctctccataccctctgatccccttagccacaagggccacatctaactccctcttaaatatagccaatgaactggcctcgactaccctctgtggcagagagttccagagattcaccactctctgtgtgaaaaaagttcttctcatctcggttttaaaggatttcccccttatccttaagctgtgaccccttgtcctggacttccccaacatcaggagcaatcttcctgcatctagcctgtccaaccccttaagaattttgtaagtttctataaaatcccctctcaatctcctaaattctagagagtataaaccgagtctatccagtctttcttcataagacagtcctgacatcccaggaatcagtctggtgaaccgtctctgcactccctctatggcaataatgtccttcctaacATGCTGTCCCATCTTTGGCTCTTTCAGAGTTTTTGTTtgtagggcctggttccacgctgtatccctaaaactaaaGACTATTTTTTGTGGTCAATATATAAAATTGATCTCAAGTCGGTGCTGAGGGTGAGTTGAGGATGATTATGAATAATTTTAAAGCAAAGAAGAAAAGGTTTGGAAAGTATTAAACCGTATATGGTGGCCCAAACCAACACATGAGATGTGTGCGGGGTGATCTAGCATGGATAAGCAgcctttggtgtctatcttcagtgtaaaccagcatctgcagttccttctaacacggCTCAATATGCAACCGGTGGAGTGCGGAATTGTTCTGCTTGCATGCAGCATGAGAGATGCATGACGTGTATCTGCTTCTTTCCCACATGCCAGGCTTGACTTGACTCCACGCTCTTTGGTGCAGAGCGTGGTAGCTTTACCGAGCCACGTCTCCACCCCGTGTGGGAAGAAAAGAAAGTTGTTTGAAACGGAgattgctgcctataattatgaaAAAAGGGAACACACACATTCGAAAGCAAAGGTCATTTTGGATGAAATTGACAATGAAGGAAAATTTGTCAAATTAAGGAATATTTCCAATAAGGTAAAGGTCTTTCATTGTTCCCGCAAACTACACATGTGCCCCATAACATCACCCTTCTCTGTACTAGAGACTCATCCTTGTAGTTCATGACTGTAGctttgtagcgccagagacccgggttcgatcctgactgtgggtgctgtctgtacagagtttgtacgggcTTTATACCGCGGGatttcccacactccgaagacgtacaggtttgctgattaagtggcttggtataagtgtaaaattgtgtgcgtaggataatgttaatgtgcggggatcgctggtcagggcgtatacaatgggccaaagggcctgtttccgtgctgtatctctaaactaaactaaaaagtttgCTTCTGATTGAATTGATAGATTGATTGAAGGATTgatttattgaaagatacagcctagaaacaggcccattgacccatgagtccatgccaaccacaaaTCCTCCATTCACACatccattctatgttatccc
The genomic region above belongs to Leucoraja erinacea ecotype New England chromosome 33, Leri_hhj_1, whole genome shotgun sequence and contains:
- the LOC129712529 gene encoding lamin-L(III)-like isoform X1 — encoded protein: MRRSGLSPGAGGERVGSMEWRSSTPYWRGYESSEPVSASNPARVSPNPARVSPSPARVSPSPARISPSPARISPSPARISPSPARISRLQEMQQLRALNDRLAACIGHSCGLETERRELRRRLAHSAEREGTRSLLEQQLADWRGQREAAAAERARIQLELGSVREENRLLRDRTAAKKSELESALTLLRDRELALNYNKTQLTTSLGEKRHLESELLEVQAQLANANAIVHDTKTQLQDEMLRRCELENKTQALQVQLDFQKSLHEKEMTEVKRKHEVRREETEIVRQVENERQLSEVLQKLRGDQSEQIKQYREQLERSFHTKLETALLSAAKDSDFASAAKEEAAEAKVRTQSLVSELQHCRRQISELKASVQDREMVLDRERATWQQRMVAKEEVIGEIRKKAQEKLEEYEQLLDVKLALDLEINAYRKMLEGEEQRLDLTPRSLVQSVVALPSHVSTPCGKKRKLFETEIAAYNYEKREHTHSKAKVILDEIDNEGKFVKLRNISNKDQPLKGWIIRRKFKDLTQIVYRFPAHFTLKAKQNVTIWAANHDGASSSSVDLVCKEQRSWGSGDVRLVLLNATGVEMSTWTAVQMPGTLDGKSRDEGSDGPVEGTSGLEYSATSHAGNEDSGCTIM
- the LOC129712529 gene encoding lamin-L(III)-like isoform X3, which gives rise to MRRSGLSPGAGGERVGSMEWRSSTPYWRGYESSEPVSASNPARVSPNPARVSPSPARVSPSPARISPSPARISPSPARISPSPARISRLQEMQQLRALNDRLAACIGHSCGLETERRELRRRLAHSAEREGTRSLLEQQLADWRGQREAAAAERARIQLELGSVREENRLLRDRTAAKKSELESALTLLRDRELALNYNKTQLTTSLGEKRHLESELLEVQAQLANANAIVHDTKTQLQDEMLRRCELENKTQALQVQLDFQKSLHEKEMTEVKRKHEVRREETEIVRQVENERQLSEVLQKLRGDQSEQIKQYREQLERSFHTKLETALLSAAKDSDFASAAKEEAAEAKVRTQSLVSELQHCRRQISELKASVQDREMVLDRERATWQQRMVAKEEVIGEIRKKAQEKLEEYEQLLDVKLALDLEINAYRKMLEGEEQRLDLTPRSLVQSVVALPSHVSTPCGKKRKLFETEIAAYNYEKREHTHSKAKVILDEIDNEGKFVKLRNISNKIWAANHDGASSSSVDLVCKEQRSWGSGDVRLVLLNATGVEMSTWTAVQMPGTLDGKSRDEGSDGPVEGTSGLEYSATSHAGNEDSGCTIM
- the LOC129712529 gene encoding lamin-L(III)-like isoform X4; the protein is MRRSGLSPGAGGERVGSMEWRSSTPYWRGYESSEPVSASNPARVSPNPARVSPSPARVSPSPARISPSPARISPSPARISPSPARISRLQEMQQLRALNDRLAACIGHSCGLETERRELRRRLAHSAEREGTRSLLEQQLADWRGQREAAAAERARIQLELGSVREENRLLRDRTAAKKSELESALTLLRDRELALNYNKTQLTTSLGEKRHLESELLEVQAQLANANAIVHDTKTQLQDEMLRRCELENKTQALQVQLDFQKSLHEKEMTEVKRKHEVRREETEIVRQVENERQLSEVLQKLRGDQSEQIKQYREQLERSFHTKLETALLSAAKDSDFASAAKEEAAEAKVRTQSLVSELQHCRRQISELKASVQDREMVLDRERATWQQRMVAKEEVIGEIRKKAQEKLEEYEQLLDVKLALDLEINAYRKMLEGEEQRLDLTPRSLVQSVVALPSHVSTPCGKKRKLFETEIAAYNYEKREHTHSKAKVILDEIDNEGKFVKLRNISNKEMSTWTAVQMPGTLDGKSRDEGSDGPVEGTSGLEYSATSHAGNEDSGCTIM
- the LOC129712529 gene encoding lamin-L(III)-like isoform X5, which translates into the protein MRRSGLSPGAGGERVGSMEWRSSTPYWRGYESSEPVSASNPARVSPNPARVSPSPARVSPSPARISPSPARISPSPARISPSPARISRLQEMQQLRALNDRLAACIGHSCGLETERRELRRRLAHSAEREGTRSLLEQQLADWRGQREAAAAERARIQLELGSVREENRLLRDRTAAKKSELESALTLLRDRELALNYNKTQLTTSLGEKRHLESELLEVQAQLANANAIVHDTKTQLQDEMLRRCELENKTQALQVQLDFQKSLHEKEMTEVKRKHEVRREETEIVRQVENERQLSEVLQKLRGDQSEQIKQYREQLERSFHTKLETALLSAAKDSDFASAAKEEAAEAKVRTQSLVSELQHCRRQISELKASVQDREMVLDRERATWQQRMVAKEEVIGEIRKKAQEKLEEYEQLLDVKLALDLEINAYRKMLEGEEQRLDLTPRSLVQSVVALPSHVSTPCGKKRKLFETEIAAYNYEKREHTHSKAKVILDEIDNEGKFVKLRNISNKEMSTWTAVQMPGTLDGKSRDEGSDGPVEGTSGLEYSATV
- the LOC129712529 gene encoding lamin-L(III)-like isoform X2 — protein: MRRSGLSPGAGGERVGSMEWRSSTPYWRGYESSEPVSASNPARVSPNPARVSPSPARVSPSPARISPSPARISPSPARISPSPARISRLQEMQQLRALNDRLAACIGHSCGLETERRELRRRLAHSAEREGTRSLLEQQLADWRGQREAAAAERARIQLELGSVREENRLLRDRTAAKKSELESALTLLRDRELALNYNKTQLTTSLGEKRHLESELLEVQAQLANANAIVHDTKTQLQDEMLRRCELENKTQALQVQLDFQKSLHEKEMTEVKRKHEVRREETEIVRQVENERQLSEVLQKLRGDQSEQIKQYREQLERSFHTKLETALLSAAKDSDFASAAKEEAAEAKVRTQSLVSELQHCRRQISELKASVQDREMVLDRERATWQQRMVAKEEVIGEIRKKAQEKLEEYEQLLDVKLALDLEINAYRKMLEGEEQRLDLTPRSLVQSVVALPSHVSTPCGKKRKLFETEIAAYNYEKREHTHSKAKVILDEIDNEGKFVKLRNISNKDQPLKGWIIRRKFKDLTQIVYRFPAHFTLKAKQNVTIWAANHDGASSSSVDLVCKEQRSWGSGDVRLVLLNATGVEMSTWTAVQMPGTLDGKSRDEGSDGPVEGTSGLEYSATISMLE